The following coding sequences lie in one Haloterrigena sp. KLK7 genomic window:
- a CDS encoding HTH domain-containing protein, with amino-acid sequence MRVLRIQAVEFAPEDEHRELRLDELRYALGTLEPEQLLADLPPAVGRIIHTLLTTESRISQRELADQANVSARTIRNYHGRLEALDLVRVDESGYRLALSFRTATERREPVVPTGLEESQTLRNAADALLDILLPPDRYGDPDDPIGSVLFWPPDPIRLLDHPRVGLWLQLAAALTATGSTENNRAVQMGPPLKQQALHRVSGRPSDGK; translated from the coding sequence ATGCGGGTTCTCCGCATCCAAGCTGTGGAATTCGCTCCCGAAGACGAACACCGCGAACTCCGACTGGATGAACTCCGCTATGCCCTGGGTACGCTCGAGCCCGAGCAGTTACTTGCCGACCTCCCACCGGCCGTTGGTCGAATCATCCACACGCTTCTCACCACCGAGAGCCGGATCTCACAGCGTGAGCTCGCCGACCAAGCAAACGTGTCGGCACGAACAATCCGAAACTATCACGGCCGACTCGAGGCACTCGATCTCGTTCGTGTCGACGAGAGCGGGTATCGACTGGCGTTGTCGTTCCGAACGGCCACCGAACGTCGCGAGCCCGTTGTTCCGACCGGCCTCGAGGAGAGCCAGACGCTACGTAACGCAGCTGACGCACTCCTCGACATACTTCTTCCACCAGATCGATATGGCGACCCCGACGATCCGATAGGGAGTGTACTGTTCTGGCCACCAGATCCAATACGATTACTCGACCATCCCAGAGTCGGTCTGTGGCTACAGCTGGCAGCGGCGCTCACAGCAACAGGATCTACCGAGAACAACCGAGCCGTACAGATGGGCCCACCGCTTAAGCAGCAAGCGCT